From the genome of Schaalia odontolytica:
TGCGATTACTTCGTGCGATTCGCGCGGTAGTACTCGATGAGAGCGCGGGTGGACTGATCCTGCGCCTCCAGGGCCTCGGACGAGCCCTCGATGGCGGGGAGGATCTGCTTGGCCAGGACCTTGCCCAGCTCGACGCCCCACTGGTCGAAGGAGTCGATGCCCCACACGGCACCCTCAACGAAGGTGATGTGCTCGTACAGGGCGATCAGCTGGCCCAGGACCGAGGGGGTCAGGGCGGGGGCCATGATCGAGGTCGTGGGACGGTTGCCGGTGAACACGCGGGCGGAGACGATGGCCTCGGGCGTGCCCTCGGCGCGCACCTCCTCGCTGGTCTTACCGAAGGCCAGGGCCTTGGTCTGGGCGAAGAAGTTCGACAGGAACAGCTCGTGCATGTCGGCGTCGCCGTCACCCAGCGCCCACGTCGGGTTCGCGAAGGCAATGAAGTCGGCGGGGACCATGCGGGTGCCCTGGTGGATCAGCTGGTAGAAGGCGTGCTGGCCGTTGGTGCCGGGCTCACCCCAGAAGACCTCGCCGGTCTCGTAGGTGACGGGGCTGCCGTCGCGGCGCACGGACTTGCCGTTGGACTCCATGGTCAGCTGCTGCAGGTACGCGGGGAAGCGGTGCAGGTACTGGGAGTAGGGCAGGACGGCGTGCGTGTCGGCGCCCAGGAAGTTCGAGTACCACACGTTGAGCAGGCCCATCAGCAGGGGCACGTTCTTCTCGGGCGCGGCCTCGGCGAAGTGGCGGTCCATCGCGTGGAAGCCGGCGAGGAAGTCGGAGAAGCCCTCGGGGCCGATCGCGACGGCCAGGGAGGTGCCCACGGCGGAATCCACGGAGTAGCGGCCGCCCACCCAGCTCCAGAAGCCGAAGGCGTTGGCCGGGTCGATGCCGAACTCGGCGACCTTGTCCAGGGCGGTGGACACGGCGACGAAGTGCTTGGCGATTGCTTCCTTCTCGGAGGCCTCGTCGGTGACGATGCCGCGTTCACGCAGGCCGTCGAGCAGCCAGGCGCGCACGACCTTGGCGTTCGTGATGGTCTCGAGCGTCGTGAAGGTCTTGGACGCGACGATCACGAGGGTCGTCTCGGGGTCCAGGTCCTTCGTGGTCTCGCCCGCGTCGGTGGGGTCAATGTTGGAGATGAAGCGGCACTCCAGGCCCTCCTGCACGTAGGGCTTGAGGGCCTCGTACGCCATGACGGGGCCCAGGTCGGAGCCACCGATGCCGACGTTGACGACGGTCTTGACGGGCTTGCCGGTGATGCCGACCCACTCGCCGGAGCGGACGCGGCGAGCGAAGGCGTAGACCTTCTCCAGCACCTCGTGCACGTCGGCGATCGCGTCCTGGCCGTCGACCGTCAGGGAGTCGGTCGCGGGGCGGCGCAGCGCGGTGTGCAGGACGGCGCGGTCCTCGGTGACGTTGATGTGCTCGCCCGCGTACATGCGGTCGCGCAGCTCCAGGACGCCGGTCTGCTCAGCGAGGGCGAGGAGGTGGCCCACCAGCGTGGGGCACACGAGGTTCTTCGACAGGTCGACGTGCAGGTCGGCCGCGTCGAAGGTGAAAGTCTGGGTGCGGTTGGGGTCGTCCGCGAACAGCTTGCGCAGGTCGGGATCGAAGTTGTCGGCCAGCTGGTCGAGCGTGTCCCACGCGGGGGTCATCGTCGGGTCGATCACGGGGATATCACTCATGGGGTCTCCTGACAGTAGAGATTGGTTCGCACTTTAGTTTAGCGGGGTCTGCGCCCCTGGTCACCCTCGTTTCTCGCTTCTGAAACGACGAGGCCGTGGCCC
Proteins encoded in this window:
- the pgi gene encoding glucose-6-phosphate isomerase; protein product: MSDIPVIDPTMTPAWDTLDQLADNFDPDLRKLFADDPNRTQTFTFDAADLHVDLSKNLVCPTLVGHLLALAEQTGVLELRDRMYAGEHINVTEDRAVLHTALRRPATDSLTVDGQDAIADVHEVLEKVYAFARRVRSGEWVGITGKPVKTVVNVGIGGSDLGPVMAYEALKPYVQEGLECRFISNIDPTDAGETTKDLDPETTLVIVASKTFTTLETITNAKVVRAWLLDGLRERGIVTDEASEKEAIAKHFVAVSTALDKVAEFGIDPANAFGFWSWVGGRYSVDSAVGTSLAVAIGPEGFSDFLAGFHAMDRHFAEAAPEKNVPLLMGLLNVWYSNFLGADTHAVLPYSQYLHRFPAYLQQLTMESNGKSVRRDGSPVTYETGEVFWGEPGTNGQHAFYQLIHQGTRMVPADFIAFANPTWALGDGDADMHELFLSNFFAQTKALAFGKTSEEVRAEGTPEAIVSARVFTGNRPTTSIMAPALTPSVLGQLIALYEHITFVEGAVWGIDSFDQWGVELGKVLAKQILPAIEGSSEALEAQDQSTRALIEYYRANRTK